One stretch of Euphorbia lathyris chromosome 7, ddEupLath1.1, whole genome shotgun sequence DNA includes these proteins:
- the LOC136235014 gene encoding protein MIZU-KUSSEI 1, translating to MPPVHSSPYFQVDNPAIQSLLRQTTKEKRSKSSSSGGLFKIFKLFPMLTSGCKMVALLGRPRKPLLKDSASTGTIFGYRKGRVSLAIQEDPHCLPMFVIELPIHTSIFHKEMGSDIVRIALESETKTHKKKVLEEFVWGVYCNGRKIGYSIRRKQMSDDELHVMQLLRGVSMGAGVLPSPNDKESSGDGELTYIRARFDRVVGSKDSEAFYMINPDGAAGAELSIFFVRAH from the coding sequence ATGCCACCAGTACACTCTAGCCCTTACTTCCAAGTAGACAATCCAGCCATACAATCATTGCTCCGGCAAACCACGAAAGAGAAGCGTTCCAAATCGAGTAGTTCCGGTGGACTTTTCAAGATATTCAAGCTCTTCCCTATGTTAACCTCCGGTTGCAAGATGGTCGCGCTGCTAGGAAGGCCACGGAAGCCTCTACTTAAAGATAGTGCAAGCACGGGGACTATTTTCGGGTACCGAAAAGGGAGAGTAAGTCTAGCCATACAAGAAGACCCTCATTGCCTGCCGATGTTTGTGATAGAATTGCCAATCCACACAAGCATATTTCACAAAGAAATGGGGTCGGATATAGTCCGAATCGCGCTAGAAAGCGAGACGAAAACGCATAAAAAGAAGGTGTTGGAGGAGTTTGTGTGGGGAGTGTATTGTAATGGGAGGAAAATAGGGTATTCTATTAGGAGGAAGCAAATGTCAGATGATGAACTTCATGTTATGCAGCTTTTGAGAGGAGTTTCAATGGGTGCAGGTGTTCTTCCTTCCCCAAATGATAAAGAAAGTAGTGGTGATGGTGAATTGACTTATATTAGAGCAAGGTTTGATAGAGTTGTGGGTTCTAAGGATTCTGAAGCTTTTTATATGATTAATCCAGATGGTGCAGCTGGTGCTGAATTGAGTATTTTCTTTGTCAGAGCTCATTGA